In Granulicella cerasi, the following proteins share a genomic window:
- a CDS encoding glycosyltransferase has protein sequence MTTKNFTPVLGLTDDAPLTLPKVQAVVRDDATLDVTVIVPARNEERRLPECLRTLLAQDEEQFRLGRDWELLLVDDGSTDETLKLMRAAARDGVTVLQAPALDTKSFTGKSAACWYAAEKAKGRYLVFTDADTLHEPRDLMHALYEAKKHEVAMLSYSPKQIVTGLAQRVLMPLVFSELASVYKLKDVNDPEKKTAAANGQFLMVERDTYFMVGGHKAVGRNVLEDVELAWNVKTSGRGLRFRYAPDAVSTRMYEGFSDMSEGWTKNLALLFPHALSLAMWRTLDMLLWLLPLVIVFYPLVQWQMVAILLVWARTIMRFYGRVRRSNFPWLDVAISPLGLPLFVVLLLRSWAGHKFFRVVSWKGREYRA, from the coding sequence GTGACGACGAAGAACTTTACTCCTGTGCTCGGGCTTACCGATGATGCTCCGCTGACGCTGCCGAAGGTGCAGGCGGTGGTGCGCGATGATGCGACGCTGGATGTGACCGTGATCGTCCCGGCGCGCAACGAAGAGCGTCGCTTGCCGGAGTGTCTGCGCACGTTGCTTGCACAGGATGAAGAGCAGTTCCGGTTGGGGCGCGACTGGGAGCTGTTGCTGGTCGATGACGGCTCGACGGACGAGACGCTGAAACTGATGCGAGCGGCGGCGCGTGATGGCGTGACGGTGTTGCAGGCTCCCGCGCTGGATACGAAGTCCTTCACCGGCAAGTCGGCGGCGTGCTGGTATGCGGCGGAGAAAGCGAAGGGGCGGTATCTCGTGTTCACCGATGCGGACACGCTGCATGAGCCGCGCGATTTGATGCATGCGCTGTATGAGGCGAAGAAGCATGAAGTGGCGATGCTGTCGTACTCGCCGAAGCAGATCGTAACCGGGCTTGCGCAGCGTGTGTTGATGCCGCTGGTGTTTTCTGAGCTCGCGAGCGTCTACAAGCTGAAGGACGTGAACGATCCTGAGAAGAAGACGGCAGCAGCGAACGGGCAGTTTCTGATGGTGGAGCGCGACACGTATTTCATGGTCGGCGGGCACAAGGCAGTAGGGCGCAATGTGCTCGAAGACGTTGAGCTGGCGTGGAATGTGAAGACCTCTGGGCGTGGTCTGCGGTTTCGCTATGCGCCGGATGCGGTCTCGACGCGGATGTATGAGGGCTTCAGCGATATGAGCGAGGGCTGGACGAAGAACCTCGCGCTGCTGTTTCCTCATGCGTTGAGCCTGGCGATGTGGCGCACGCTGGATATGCTGCTCTGGCTGCTGCCGTTGGTGATCGTGTTTTATCCGCTGGTGCAGTGGCAGATGGTGGCGATTCTGTTGGTGTGGGCGCGAACGATTATGCGCTTCTACGGCCGCGTGAGGCGGTCGAATTTTCCATGGCTGGATGTGGCGATTTCGCCGCTGGGGCTGCCGCTGTTCGTGGTGCTGCTGCTGCGGAGTTGGGCGGGGCACAAGTTCTTCCGCGTAGTGAGCTGGAAGGGGCGAGAGTATCGCGCGTAG
- a CDS encoding cytochrome c maturation protein CcmE, with the protein MQNKKQNSPLKFVIAGVVVVATIAWLAISGAKDSKSYYVTIAELNAMGKSAYSKNLRVAGNVKPGSIERVGTNATFTLVEVDKTIRVDYKGAEPPPDTFKDDAQALAIGTYGHDGIFHATQVQAKCASKYAPAKAGDAPTGNTAPMKPTAAATLKF; encoded by the coding sequence ATGCAGAACAAGAAGCAAAATTCGCCGTTGAAGTTCGTGATCGCAGGTGTCGTTGTCGTCGCCACGATCGCCTGGCTCGCTATCTCCGGCGCCAAGGACTCGAAGAGCTACTATGTCACCATCGCCGAGCTGAACGCGATGGGCAAGAGCGCCTACTCGAAGAACCTCCGGGTTGCAGGCAATGTGAAGCCCGGCTCCATCGAGCGCGTCGGCACCAACGCCACCTTCACGCTGGTCGAGGTCGACAAGACCATCCGCGTGGACTACAAGGGCGCTGAACCGCCACCCGATACCTTCAAGGACGACGCGCAGGCGCTCGCCATCGGCACCTACGGCCACGACGGCATCTTCCACGCGACGCAGGTCCAGGCCAAGTGCGCCTCGAAGTACGCTCCCGCCAAGGCAGGCGACGCCCCCACCGGCAACACCGCGCCGATGAAGCCCACCGCCGCCGCAACGCTCAAGTTCTAA
- a CDS encoding heme exporter protein CcmB has translation MSYLDHVLAHLRKDLRIEWRTKDSINGMLFFTLLVTVVFSLAFDPTAYPSIARQISGGLLWVGLLFAAMTALNQSWARELRNGSLEAQRLAPSPASALFIGKALANFLFVTAVELILAPVFTLFYNLHPLGDAWMLAIIMPLGTWALVCNGTFFAALGLRARNRELLLPLLLFPITMPCLLAAVQATTAVLTGDFPATLWLKVLIAYAIIFTTVCVLTFDLILQAD, from the coding sequence ATGAGCTACCTCGATCACGTGCTCGCGCACCTGCGCAAAGACCTCCGCATCGAGTGGCGTACCAAGGACTCGATCAACGGCATGCTCTTCTTCACGCTGCTCGTCACGGTCGTCTTCTCGCTCGCCTTCGACCCCACGGCGTACCCGTCGATCGCGCGCCAAATCTCCGGCGGCTTGCTTTGGGTCGGCCTGCTCTTCGCTGCGATGACCGCGCTCAATCAGTCGTGGGCTCGCGAACTCCGCAACGGCTCGCTGGAAGCCCAACGCCTCGCGCCCTCGCCCGCCTCTGCACTCTTCATCGGCAAGGCGCTCGCGAACTTCCTCTTCGTCACGGCCGTGGAGCTGATCCTCGCGCCGGTCTTCACGCTCTTCTACAACCTGCATCCGCTCGGCGACGCGTGGATGCTCGCGATTATCATGCCGCTCGGCACATGGGCACTGGTTTGCAACGGCACCTTCTTCGCCGCGCTCGGCCTCCGAGCGCGCAACCGCGAACTGCTGCTGCCGCTGCTCCTCTTCCCCATCACGATGCCCTGCCTGCTCGCGGCGGTACAAGCGACGACCGCAGTCCTCACCGGCGACTTCCCCGCAACGCTCTGGCTGAAGGTCCTGATCGCCTACGCGATCATCTTCACCACCGTCTGCGTCCTCACCTTCGACCTCATCTTGCAGGCCGATTAA
- a CDS encoding M20/M25/M40 family metallo-hydrolase — protein MRRLAMVAALCAGVAASAVAQVKAPAGQDAFAREVLKTLIETNTTHSTGSTTTAAEKMREVLLKAGFPAGDMVIVGPNDKRMNLVARYRSPKPTAKPLLVIIHLDVVEAKRADWTMDPFVLNETDGYFYGRGTQDVKSGVAAYVVALAELKKAGWQPKRDIILALTADEESGGNNGVAWLLKNRRDLVNAEVVVNPDAGGLVLRKGKASELELEATEKTYADYTLRVTNPGGHSSLPVPDNAIYAEAAALGKIEHAPFPVELNAVTRAYYEQEQKLAPPARAALIARVLQTPMDTAAAAELSAKFPGDNAALHTTCVATMIKGGHAPNALPGSVDANVNCRILPGHSLEEVRQQLVAKIDDPRVKVLFRGDDDVDTIAAPSKPLMVPPVPRADVMEPLRATVDSMWPGLPILPKMEAGASDSIYTMGEGIPSYGFSPIGIEAGDDRAHGRDERIPVKGYYDGVEFTRRFVKALGDR, from the coding sequence ATGCGTCGATTAGCGATGGTGGCAGCGTTGTGTGCAGGTGTAGCGGCGAGCGCCGTGGCGCAGGTGAAAGCTCCGGCGGGGCAGGATGCGTTTGCGCGCGAGGTGTTGAAGACGTTGATCGAGACGAACACCACGCACTCGACCGGCTCGACGACGACTGCGGCCGAAAAGATGCGCGAAGTGCTGTTGAAGGCCGGATTCCCGGCGGGCGACATGGTCATCGTTGGGCCGAACGACAAGCGCATGAATCTGGTAGCGCGATATCGTTCGCCGAAGCCGACAGCGAAGCCCTTGCTGGTGATCATTCATCTGGATGTGGTGGAGGCCAAACGTGCGGATTGGACGATGGATCCGTTTGTGCTGAACGAAACGGACGGCTACTTCTACGGGCGCGGCACGCAGGATGTGAAGAGCGGTGTGGCCGCGTATGTGGTCGCCTTGGCGGAGCTTAAGAAGGCGGGCTGGCAGCCGAAGCGCGACATCATTCTGGCACTCACTGCGGATGAAGAGAGCGGTGGCAACAACGGCGTGGCGTGGTTGCTGAAGAACCGTCGCGATCTGGTGAATGCTGAGGTGGTGGTGAACCCTGACGCGGGCGGGTTGGTGTTGCGCAAGGGGAAGGCTTCGGAGCTGGAGCTGGAAGCGACGGAGAAGACCTATGCCGACTACACGCTGCGCGTGACGAACCCCGGCGGACATAGTTCGCTGCCGGTGCCAGACAACGCGATCTATGCCGAGGCTGCAGCGCTGGGCAAGATTGAGCATGCGCCGTTTCCGGTGGAGTTGAATGCGGTGACGCGGGCGTACTACGAGCAGGAGCAGAAGCTGGCTCCCCCGGCGCGTGCGGCGCTGATTGCGCGCGTGCTGCAGACGCCGATGGACACGGCCGCTGCTGCGGAGTTGTCGGCGAAGTTTCCGGGCGACAACGCGGCGTTGCATACGACCTGCGTGGCGACGATGATCAAGGGCGGACACGCGCCGAACGCGCTGCCGGGCAGCGTGGATGCGAATGTGAACTGCCGCATTCTGCCGGGGCATTCGCTCGAAGAGGTGCGCCAGCAGTTGGTGGCAAAGATCGACGATCCGCGTGTGAAGGTGCTGTTCCGCGGGGACGATGATGTGGACACGATCGCCGCGCCGTCGAAGCCGCTCATGGTGCCTCCGGTGCCGCGCGCGGATGTGATGGAGCCGCTGCGCGCGACGGTGGACAGCATGTGGCCGGGGCTGCCGATTCTGCCGAAGATGGAGGCCGGGGCGTCGGACTCGATCTACACGATGGGCGAGGGGATTCCGAGCTACGGATTCTCGCCGATTGGGATCGAGGCGGGCGATGACCGCGCGCATGGTCGCGATGAGCGGATTCCTGTGAAGGGTTATTACGACGGCGTTGAGTTTACGCGGCGGTTCGTGAAGGCGTTGGGAGATCGGTAA
- a CDS encoding YncE family protein yields MSYRSHLRAPQRASLYRAGLAVAISAVLLSTAACRRNRFPSYPENYREFAYVSDGGGNTVTVLDLIYLRRDKTLEVGKNPTGLAANPVRNEVYVVNTDSDSVTVINTELNRVEATIGVHHKPYFIAVSPDGKRAYVPNSGSNNISVIDLDSRREVATVATGEGPGMAKITEDGKTLVVSNRVAGSLSVYNITAEDKQQPISFRASFNGCPGATDVVVEADSPDYPAFGSKAFVACSAGHQVMDVWLAADANSYRGKQDATLTHDFKLALLDVGQSPTHLTLKPGNTEVFASNFDSDSISEISTYTNEVEGTYVIGSKPTHGIATGWSQKSVIPNEDSVWISSFGGDAVSVYSVGDGRMMASVKTGSKPDALAFSSDEHLLLVADAGSADVAVIRTQPTTSPTLVTLLPAGPQPNDLLIKSFTLKK; encoded by the coding sequence GTGTCCTACCGTTCTCATCTCCGAGCGCCGCAGCGCGCCTCTCTGTACCGCGCCGGCCTCGCGGTCGCGATCTCCGCCGTGCTGCTCTCCACCGCAGCCTGCCGCCGGAACCGCTTTCCGTCCTATCCCGAGAACTATCGCGAGTTCGCCTACGTCTCCGACGGCGGCGGAAATACCGTGACCGTGCTGGACCTCATCTACCTGCGCCGCGACAAGACGCTCGAAGTCGGCAAAAACCCCACCGGCCTCGCCGCGAACCCCGTTCGCAACGAGGTCTACGTCGTCAATACCGACTCCGACAGCGTCACCGTGATCAACACCGAGTTGAACCGCGTCGAGGCCACCATCGGCGTGCACCACAAGCCGTACTTCATCGCGGTCTCACCCGACGGCAAGCGAGCCTACGTACCGAACTCCGGCTCGAACAACATCTCCGTCATTGACCTCGACAGCCGACGCGAGGTTGCGACCGTCGCCACCGGCGAAGGCCCGGGCATGGCGAAAATCACCGAAGACGGCAAAACCCTCGTCGTCTCCAACCGCGTCGCCGGATCGCTTTCCGTCTACAACATCACCGCCGAAGACAAACAGCAGCCCATCAGCTTCCGCGCGAGCTTCAACGGTTGCCCCGGCGCGACCGACGTCGTTGTCGAAGCCGACTCTCCGGACTATCCCGCCTTCGGCTCCAAGGCGTTCGTCGCCTGCTCGGCTGGCCACCAGGTCATGGATGTCTGGCTCGCCGCCGACGCAAACTCCTACCGCGGCAAGCAGGACGCGACGCTCACCCACGACTTCAAGCTCGCCCTGCTCGACGTCGGCCAGTCCCCGACGCATCTCACGCTGAAGCCGGGGAACACCGAGGTCTTCGCGTCCAACTTCGACTCCGACTCGATCTCGGAGATCTCAACCTACACCAACGAGGTCGAAGGCACCTACGTCATCGGCTCCAAGCCGACGCATGGCATCGCAACTGGCTGGTCGCAGAAGAGTGTCATCCCCAACGAAGATTCGGTTTGGATTTCGAGCTTCGGCGGCGACGCCGTCAGCGTGTATTCGGTCGGCGACGGCCGCATGATGGCGTCGGTGAAGACCGGCTCCAAGCCCGACGCGCTGGCCTTCTCCTCGGACGAACATCTACTCCTCGTGGCCGACGCAGGCTCCGCCGACGTCGCGGTCATCCGCACGCAGCCGACGACTTCGCCGACGCTGGTGACACTGCTCCCCGCAGGCCCCCAGCCGAACGACCTACTCATCAAATCCTTCACGCTGAAGAAGTAG
- a CDS encoding amidase, with translation MLTRRGFASLCVRAGIISPYFPGAVLALSAQAARAEDTTRPNEDFAPITPEMLESAAIVAGIKLTDEQRHMVMDIVNDQRDSLRTVRSLPLDHTVAPAMVFDPRPAHFVMPSPVAQQMHMSAAPDVAALAKNESALTFATVRELAELVRTHKLKPTTLTRLSLERLKQLDPKLHCVVNLTEARALAQAEAADKEIAAGKYRGPLHGIPWGAKDLLDVKGYPTTWGGRGMEQQSFDADATVVQRLDAAGAVLVAKLSLGALAMGDVWYGGTTRNPWNLMQGSSGSSAGPASAVSAGCLPFAIGSETLGSISSPSTRCGVTGYRPSFGFVPRTGAMPLSWSMDKLGPIARSVEDCALVMSHIFGPDGVDHSVHEASFVWDAKYDWRKLRIGYFTDTFAEPTWKAPERKKDESDADFAKRTAASQASFARRLYDAKYDRATLDVLKRMGITLIPVELPKLPWGAMVSPLEAEGAASFDQLTLSGRDALLNGQSAHDWPNLFRAARFYPAVDYVQAMRARSLGIAAMKKLFDQVDIVAATSSSTQLTATNLTGHPAIIVPNGLRGADAPAPRSLQETNDGNTGGPGTPVSITFLAGLYNDARLLAFANAYQQAAGFLGLHPKL, from the coding sequence ATGCTCACCCGTCGTGGATTCGCCTCGCTCTGCGTTCGCGCTGGAATCATCTCGCCATACTTCCCCGGAGCCGTGCTCGCGCTCTCCGCGCAGGCCGCGCGTGCTGAAGACACCACCCGCCCCAACGAAGACTTCGCGCCGATCACGCCAGAGATGCTCGAGTCCGCCGCGATCGTCGCGGGCATCAAGCTCACCGACGAGCAGCGCCACATGGTCATGGACATCGTGAACGACCAGCGCGACTCGCTGCGCACAGTGCGTTCCCTGCCGCTCGACCACACCGTCGCTCCGGCGATGGTCTTCGACCCGCGACCCGCGCACTTCGTCATGCCCTCGCCCGTCGCGCAGCAGATGCACATGAGCGCCGCACCCGACGTCGCCGCCCTCGCGAAGAACGAAAGCGCCCTCACCTTCGCCACCGTGCGCGAACTTGCTGAACTCGTTCGCACTCATAAGCTCAAGCCAACCACACTCACGCGCCTCTCGCTCGAACGCCTGAAGCAGCTCGATCCGAAGCTTCACTGCGTCGTGAACCTCACCGAAGCTCGCGCGCTCGCACAGGCTGAAGCCGCCGACAAGGAGATCGCCGCGGGCAAATATCGCGGCCCACTGCACGGCATCCCGTGGGGTGCGAAGGACCTACTCGACGTAAAAGGCTACCCCACGACCTGGGGCGGTCGCGGCATGGAGCAACAAAGCTTCGACGCCGACGCCACCGTCGTGCAGCGCCTTGACGCCGCAGGCGCGGTCCTCGTCGCGAAGCTTTCCCTCGGCGCGCTCGCCATGGGCGACGTCTGGTACGGCGGCACGACACGCAATCCGTGGAACCTCATGCAAGGCTCCAGCGGCTCCTCGGCGGGTCCTGCTTCCGCCGTGTCCGCTGGCTGCCTGCCCTTCGCCATTGGCTCGGAGACCCTCGGTTCCATCTCCTCGCCGTCCACGCGCTGCGGCGTCACCGGCTATCGCCCCAGCTTCGGTTTCGTGCCGCGCACCGGCGCCATGCCGCTGAGCTGGTCCATGGACAAGCTGGGGCCCATCGCGCGCTCGGTCGAAGACTGCGCGCTCGTCATGAGCCACATCTTCGGCCCCGACGGCGTTGACCACTCCGTGCACGAAGCGAGCTTCGTCTGGGACGCCAAGTACGACTGGCGCAAACTCCGCATCGGCTACTTCACCGACACCTTCGCCGAGCCCACATGGAAGGCGCCCGAGCGCAAGAAGGATGAGTCTGACGCGGACTTCGCCAAGCGCACCGCCGCATCGCAAGCGAGCTTTGCGCGCCGCCTCTACGACGCCAAGTACGACCGCGCCACGCTCGACGTGCTCAAACGCATGGGCATCACGCTCATCCCCGTCGAGCTCCCCAAGCTCCCCTGGGGCGCAATGGTCTCGCCGCTTGAAGCCGAAGGCGCAGCCAGCTTCGACCAGCTGACGCTCTCCGGTCGCGACGCCCTGCTCAACGGCCAAAGCGCTCACGACTGGCCAAACCTCTTCCGCGCCGCGCGCTTCTACCCCGCCGTCGATTACGTGCAGGCCATGCGTGCCCGCTCGCTCGGCATCGCTGCCATGAAGAAGCTCTTCGACCAGGTCGACATCGTCGCTGCCACCTCATCCAGCACACAGCTGACGGCAACGAACCTCACCGGCCACCCGGCCATCATCGTCCCCAACGGCCTACGCGGCGCAGACGCTCCCGCCCCGCGCAGCCTGCAGGAGACCAACGACGGCAACACCGGCGGGCCCGGCACGCCCGTCAGCATCACCTTCCTCGCGGGCCTCTACAACGACGCGCGCCTGCTCGCCTTCGCCAACGCCTACCAGCAGGCCGCAGGCTTTCTCGGCCTGCATCCGAAGCTGTAA
- the nth gene encoding endonuclease III → MKAKKLAPPQKLTPAKRKLAIEGVPAARAKKIAASEPIAPKIKRGKTAKPLAPARIAAILDALGKTYPNVVCALTHRNAFELTIATALSAQTTDVTVNKVTPELFRLFPTPKKLAAAPLGAIEEIIHPTGFYRAKAKNIKGAAQVLVDKFHSEVPQTIEELIQLPGVARKTANVVLGSWFGIASGVVVDTHVQRISRRLELTRNEEPVKIEQDLMKVIPRDRWIQYSHEVIHHGRQVCIARKPRCADCSLEHECNSADKTWSSH, encoded by the coding sequence ATGAAAGCCAAGAAGTTAGCCCCACCGCAGAAATTGACGCCCGCGAAACGCAAGCTCGCCATTGAAGGCGTGCCCGCGGCGCGTGCGAAGAAGATCGCCGCAAGCGAACCTATCGCGCCCAAGATCAAGCGCGGCAAGACCGCCAAGCCGCTCGCACCTGCGCGCATCGCCGCCATTCTCGACGCGCTCGGCAAGACCTACCCCAACGTCGTCTGCGCGCTCACGCACCGCAACGCGTTTGAGCTGACCATCGCGACCGCGCTCTCCGCGCAGACCACCGACGTCACGGTCAATAAGGTCACGCCCGAGCTCTTCCGGCTCTTCCCTACACCGAAGAAACTTGCCGCCGCACCGCTCGGAGCTATCGAAGAGATCATTCATCCGACGGGCTTCTATCGTGCGAAGGCGAAGAACATCAAGGGCGCCGCGCAGGTGCTCGTGGACAAGTTTCACAGCGAAGTCCCGCAGACCATCGAAGAGCTGATCCAACTTCCCGGAGTCGCACGCAAAACCGCGAACGTCGTTCTCGGCTCATGGTTCGGCATCGCTTCCGGAGTTGTCGTAGACACGCACGTGCAGCGCATCTCACGTCGCCTCGAACTCACCAGGAACGAAGAGCCGGTGAAGATCGAGCAGGACCTCATGAAGGTCATCCCGCGCGACCGCTGGATCCAGTACTCGCACGAGGTCATTCACCACGGACGGCAGGTCTGCATCGCGCGTAAGCCCCGCTGCGCCGACTGCTCGCTCGAACACGAATGCAACTCGGCGGACAAGACGTGGTCTTCGCACTAG
- a CDS encoding TlpA family protein disulfide reductase, whose product MKRLAPLALATILLASGCDRGVRPEQLGTTAPNFSITNGSKSINSQQLRGKLVLLNFWASWCAPCLEELPSLEDLHHQMPQVELVGISIDSDSSAYEYFLKLHHVDFTTYIDQEQRVNAQFGTFRPPESYVIDQNGVIRRKFIGPQTWNSPEIVDYLKKLSAAR is encoded by the coding sequence GTGAAGCGCCTCGCCCCCCTCGCCCTCGCCACCATCCTTCTTGCCTCCGGCTGCGACCGCGGCGTGCGCCCCGAACAGCTCGGCACCACGGCGCCAAACTTCTCCATCACCAACGGCAGCAAGTCCATCAACTCGCAGCAACTGCGCGGCAAACTCGTTCTGCTGAACTTCTGGGCCTCGTGGTGCGCGCCGTGCCTCGAGGAGCTGCCATCACTCGAAGACCTTCACCACCAGATGCCGCAGGTCGAACTCGTCGGCATCTCCATCGACTCCGACTCCAGCGCCTACGAATACTTTCTCAAGCTGCATCACGTCGACTTCACGACCTACATCGACCAGGAGCAGCGCGTAAACGCGCAGTTCGGCACCTTTCGCCCGCCGGAGTCTTACGTCATCGACCAGAACGGCGTCATCCGCCGCAAGTTCATTGGCCCGCAGACCTGGAACAGCCCCGAGATCGTGGACTACCTGAAGAAGCTGAGCGCCGCACGCTGA
- a CDS encoding ABC transporter ATP-binding protein yields the protein MNSASQTTLPAIALDRCSRLYGRFAALREVTLDIAAGSSVVLLGENGAGKSTLLRLVAGLTSPSLGSIRVFGEEPLDVRERIAYMSHATMLYDEMTAVENLAYFASLYEGFTTLIAPDESLRAVGLDPANPRRVGEYSQGMRQRAALARVLMTSPDLLLLDEPFSNLDVDSANAMVARLKQWQHEPSHNGTPRTLLLTTHQAELARPLAQTTLRMNGGRLLSFGDAA from the coding sequence TTGAACTCCGCATCCCAAACTACGCTGCCCGCCATCGCGCTCGACCGCTGCTCGCGCCTCTATGGCCGCTTCGCCGCGCTCCGCGAGGTCACTCTCGATATCGCCGCCGGCTCCTCCGTTGTGCTGCTCGGCGAAAACGGCGCAGGCAAATCCACGCTGCTGCGCCTGGTCGCAGGCCTCACCTCGCCCAGCCTCGGCAGCATCCGCGTCTTCGGCGAAGAACCCCTCGACGTCCGTGAGCGCATCGCCTACATGAGCCACGCGACCATGCTCTACGACGAGATGACCGCCGTCGAAAACCTCGCCTACTTCGCGTCTCTCTACGAAGGCTTCACCACGCTCATCGCGCCTGACGAAAGCCTCCGCGCCGTTGGCCTCGACCCCGCAAACCCGCGTCGCGTCGGTGAATACTCCCAGGGCATGAGGCAACGCGCCGCGCTCGCGCGCGTGCTCATGACCTCGCCGGATCTTCTGCTGCTCGACGAGCCGTTCTCGAACCTCGACGTCGACTCCGCGAACGCTATGGTCGCTCGCCTCAAGCAGTGGCAGCACGAGCCTTCGCACAACGGTACGCCGCGCACGCTGCTGCTCACCACGCACCAGGCGGAGCTCGCGCGCCCGCTGGCGCAAACCACGTTGCGCATGAACGGCGGCCGCCTGCTTAGCTTCGGAGATGCCGCATGA
- a CDS encoding cytochrome c biogenesis protein — MKKSSKLAPISLVVCLVVMAIGFDKAMTAPTEATMGNLYRVFFYHFPHTILSFLFPYLNCGASLLYLVWRKSNPERAAKADAFAIASCEITVLYTTIGLATGMLWGRAAWGIWWTWDARLTTYLLLWLLYVSYLLLRRMSHSTSTALLAAVLGIFAAVDIPICFESIRWWRTQHPAPVFGGGSDAGIDPSMYSAVWWNLIAFALWGAFLLGCRYALERRRQALDEASAYDLLDAQEVR, encoded by the coding sequence GTGAAAAAGTCTTCCAAACTCGCACCCATCTCTCTCGTGGTGTGCCTCGTCGTCATGGCGATCGGCTTCGACAAAGCCATGACCGCGCCCACGGAAGCGACCATGGGCAATCTCTACCGGGTCTTCTTCTACCACTTCCCGCACACCATCCTCAGCTTCCTCTTCCCCTACCTGAACTGCGGCGCCTCGCTGCTCTATCTCGTCTGGCGGAAGTCGAACCCCGAGCGTGCCGCCAAGGCCGACGCCTTCGCCATCGCCTCCTGCGAGATCACCGTGCTTTACACCACCATCGGGCTCGCCACCGGCATGCTCTGGGGCCGCGCCGCGTGGGGCATCTGGTGGACGTGGGACGCGCGCCTCACCACCTATCTGCTGCTCTGGCTGCTCTACGTCAGCTACCTGCTGCTGCGCCGCATGTCGCACTCCACCTCGACCGCACTGCTCGCCGCTGTGCTCGGCATCTTCGCAGCCGTCGATATCCCCATCTGCTTTGAATCCATCCGCTGGTGGCGCACGCAGCACCCCGCGCCGGTCTTCGGCGGAGGCTCCGATGCCGGCATCGATCCCTCCATGTACTCCGCCGTCTGGTGGAACCTCATCGCCTTCGCGCTCTGGGGAGCCTTCCTGCTCGGCTGCCGTTACGCGCTGGAGCGCCGCCGTCAGGCACTGGACGAAGCATCCGCCTATGACCTGCTCGACGCGCAGGAGGTTCGCTAA
- a CDS encoding aminoacyl-tRNA deacylase: MSHTAKPTKTNAARALDRLNITYELRAYEVDLDDLSAPNVARKIGLPPEQVFKTLLTKLNDGEYVFAVVPGDAELDLKKLAATAGARNAQLAALKDVEPLTGYIRGGVTVLAAKKPYRAFADETIELFDIISLSAGQRGLQLLMAPADYLRATGAELADLTKLPTEEPA; the protein is encoded by the coding sequence ATGAGCCACACGGCGAAGCCCACCAAGACCAATGCCGCTCGCGCGCTCGATCGCCTCAACATCACCTACGAGCTGCGCGCCTATGAGGTCGACCTCGACGATCTCTCCGCGCCGAACGTCGCCAGAAAAATCGGCCTTCCGCCCGAGCAGGTCTTCAAGACGCTGCTCACTAAGCTCAACGACGGCGAGTACGTCTTTGCGGTCGTGCCTGGCGACGCTGAACTCGATCTGAAAAAACTCGCTGCCACCGCAGGCGCGCGCAACGCTCAACTCGCCGCGCTGAAAGACGTCGAGCCGCTCACCGGATACATCCGTGGTGGCGTCACCGTGCTCGCCGCCAAAAAGCCCTACCGTGCCTTCGCCGACGAGACCATCGAGCTCTTCGACATCATCAGCCTCTCCGCAGGACAGCGCGGCCTGCAGCTCCTCATGGCGCCGGCAGACTACCTGCGCGCCACCGGAGCCGAGCTCGCCGACCTGACAAAATTGCCAACCGAGGAGCCCGCATGA